The Vespula pensylvanica isolate Volc-1 chromosome 3, ASM1446617v1, whole genome shotgun sequence nucleotide sequence TATTTGTTCGTGAACAAACAGAAGAAGCATATCGTGCAATGTTAATTGctcataaaaagagaagagcaCATCATGATGTATGTAAAACTGGAAATATTACTAGTGTATTAATTAAACTATGaaatttgcaatatttttatttttattttcttttcagattCATCCTGAATTAAATACTCAGGGCATTGCTCTTGCCGACTTAACTCAAAGAGCACAGACTGGCCAAAAGCACAAGCTTTCAGTTAATACCTCTATAAGGATTACTCCTGCTAAGAAACGCATTAAACTAGAACAATCTACACTTTGTCCACCTGCaccaaaattaataaattcaaattctaCAAAACATGAAAGTGATAACAGTGATTATTCTCATACAACAGACGATAATAGACATTCTAATGCAGTGGACATAGATCACAAATTAACACCCATAAAATCTGAACCCATAGATGTATATGACATACATCCcgtatcaaagaaaaaaatgtatgacttaaaattaacaaattttgagtttcttgtaattattatttaaatattcttgtttattatttttttttttttacatataggAGCCCTGTTACTCCTAGGAATAATAAACCTATTCTAAGCACACtagaaattaagaaagaagtagaagaaatggactttgaagatataaaaacgGAGATTAATACGGGTACAAATGATGATGTTATGCCGGAGACAGAGGAAGACGaggaaaatgacaaaaaagaacTTGATTTAGGTAGTATCGACATGATGCAAATACCAATTCAACTTGACGATGGTATTGATATTCTTGATGATGTGAAGTAAGTTAAAGATATCTTGcaataatatcttattaactcagataaacaaacaaaatgcatattcttttttatatttcttttttctatttaagatgtgagaatgaaaatgttatgactatgagagataaagaaatatctgtACCTAGTGGAGAAGATACTATTGATGTTAATAGTGGAGCAGAACTTATGCAAGAAACGCATgcatcatttttctctttgctgaGAGATGCTTTCACTTCTAAAGGGGAATTTAGAATGAGTACTGGAGAAATAAAGGATGCTATCACACAATGGCAAGGCAATCCAATTTCGCCACTAAATGACTGGTATGAAAGAACATgtaacttaaaaataaaataacgtgtATTGAtaactatttaaatatttttaacaattttatgtatataattatgtagGTATTCTTTAGCATCTTCATGGCCATCGTTAGTTCCATTAGCTTTGGGATTTCTTGCTGGTGAATTAACATATTCTCAAGAATTGGAACAACCACAGGAACGGGAACAAGAACTTGTTCCCTACTTAGAAAATAAAGGCAGTGGTGTATATGCTTGGATTGGTGCAGGCAGAGATTCGGATTCTCGTCTATTAGATTTGTGTACAAGATTTTTAATGCATAGGTATCTAGACATTTTTTCACACAAAAAGTATTTAccatttttttatgttcttatctgtatatatacattttttttattagagatTCACTGGGGCCATCTTATATGTCATCTGGTGTAGTTTCTGTAAAACAAATATCACAGTTATCGACGccaagtaataataataataataataacaacaacaacaacaatggaAACAGTACAACCAATGGAAACACTAGAAGTGCAAGTCCTGCAGTAGAATCAATTAATATCGATACAAGTTCTCTTGGATCTATCACAGAATGGGAACCACCACGAGCATTATGGCCTACAGAATGGAAAGTCCGACCGTCTACAATCGAAGAACGTGAAGAATTTAGAAGACAAGAACGAATGCGCTATGCAGCACCTCATAAAGCATTTACTTATCGCATGCATGGATATGCATCTGTAGTGGGACCTGTCAAAGGCATTTATCAACATAATGTTGGTACGTTCTCAATTAATAGTTAAAATCACTTTTATATCTGgaactattctttttttttttcattacatttaacattttttaaacaataggATCTGGATTAACTAAACCACGAGGACATTCTTTATTAGTAGCTGACCGACCAAATTTTGTAACAATCTTAGCGTTGGTTAGAGATGCCACAGCTCGATTACCAAATGGTGAAGGAACTCGTGCTGATATATGTCAGTTATTAAAAGATTCTCAGTACATCAGAGAACAAGGAGAGAGCGATGACAAAGAAGGGTATTTACATTCAGTTGTGTCAGGTGCTTTGGACAGATTGCATTATGAAACAGATCCATGCGTTAGATATTATCCTCGACGTAAAGAATGGCTATATCTTCATAGAGCTCGTTCAGAGTCGGAATTTGGTATGtatttacattcttttattattgaatactTACatgttgtgtatatatatttaatatacattatttcgtaaataattatactctaaaacaatattttagaaatgtaTCATCAACAACTACAAGGTGTagcaaagaataaaaaaaatgtaggaaATACGTCacggaataaattattacaaccATCTATTAAACCTATTGTACATAAGGAACAATCTCCTAATAGCAGCAAAGAAACTACTCCCAAAAAAGAAAGGCGCGCTGTTACTGTGGTACAACCAGTTATAACTCggtaaatataacataaaaaaacctataaaaataagaaaacgaaacacAATAAGCATGAAATTAATCTTTGTGCCTTATTCTTATAGAAAAGAACAACGTAAAACCGATGAAAAAATTACTGTTGATCATCCAACTTCTTCCGAACAATCGGTTGTTAATACAACGACAGTAACAACGATCAATGCATCAACATCAGCCATTTCTACCGCTACTGGTACTACCATTTCTGTAACTACACTTCCAAGCTCTTCTACATTAACTACGACAGCTAACATAGacagaaataatatcgtttctgAAGTTAAAACTTTAACAACATcaaatgcaattaaaaaagtaactaATATAGGAGGGAAACCGGTGGCTGTAGTAAAAACTAACGCAGCACAAAGTTTATTGCAATCAAGTCAACAGCATTTTCCTCATCATCAAATACAAGTGTCCACATCTGCCGGACTGCAAACTATAAGATTGTCAGGGCATTCTGTACTTCATTCTGCTCAACCTACAGCAACAAGTACCAGTTCTTGTATAGGAAACACTACCACAAATTTAGCAACAATATTTCCTAATGCTAAAGTTCAAaatcaacaacagcaacaaacTGTAGTAACGAGTCAAACTGGGAAAAGTATTTTGCAAACTTCTAATATAAAACAACAGTCTCAACAACCACACGTATTGCCTGGCAAAACATTACTGGCATCTCAAATAAAATTAGTCAGTTCAGgacaaataaaatcattactCACAGGGCATGGCCTTCAAGGTCAAACGATATTCATTAAACAATCATCTCCATCCAATAATCAGTCTCAACAAttacagcaacaacaacaacaattaaaggtaaaataaaaggaaaattgatCTACTTTTAGACCTACTTTTCTTAACTCCATATTAATATCAAACTTTTGTACTAttaacagcagcaacagcaacaacagcagcaacaacaacaacaacagcagcagcagcaacagcagcagcaacagcagcagcaacagcagcaacaacaacaacagcaacagcaacaacttCAAAGAGTCGTAACTAACCAACAACAACAGATACAAACAACAGGAATGCAACGTATAATTGCACAAATCGGCGGTAAACCGATTGCGGTGCAAATACAACAATCTCCGCATCAATcccaacagcaacagcaacaacaacaaaaaatattggCGAAGGTTTTAACTAGTACAGGTGCGGGACAACTTATCTCTGTAGAAAGTTTACTTGCACAAAAGGGATTGAAATTAGCAACGAATGCTACTCATGCTAATCAAGTAAACAGACAAGGCAAACAAGTCATACAAACTCAGTATCaggtatttatataaaacataatatcttttgtaaagcatatttatgtatacatgtatataatgtatttaaatttatctgGACGTTCTATTTGTCGAATTAGGTGGTGTCACAAAATCAAACATCTTCGGCACAATCGAAAATTATTGCTAGTACACATCAACAATCTCAATCGCCTCAAACTCAGACAGTCAGAATGGTCACAGCACAAATTACTGGAAAACCTATTGTCCTAGCAAGTGGAAATAAGAGTGTTGGCGTTGGAGTAAGTGGGAGTGGAAATGTAGTTCTTGGAAAACAACAAAAcccacaacaacaacaaagtcAACAGCAACCAATAATTCTACCAAGTCAGTTgctaaatattaaaacgttaCATGGTCTCAAGGTGATACCAACGCCTACAGGACTGAAGACAACAGGCGCTGCAGTTTATGCTAGAGTTATCGCGCCTACCACGATCTCTTCGACGCAGTCGACAATAaatcaacaacagcagcagcaacaacaacaacaacaacaacagcagcagcagcagcagcagcaacaacaacagcaacaacaacctGCTCAAACACAACCATCAAAGAACAATTCACATAGCACACCTTGACAAAATTAATATggtattgttttattatattcttcttcattgtttcgatcatttatattttgaatactTTAAAACTATTACAGGTCTAAATCTCGTATGATTTACTTGTAAAACTGTAGTTAAAGTATGTAGCACTTCATTGTTGCatcgtatttaatatatgcAACAAAAAATGTTGAACACACAGAAATTCCAAAATTTTCGTGCAACACACACAACAACAGAACAATAGCTCTGTACGAATAGGAATGAGGTGATGGATAATATATGAtgcataaatgaaaaaatacgcGAAATTTGTATTATGTATGGAGTATTTACAAATGCATGATATAATTTGAATACAAAGCATTACTTGCTCTTGTGTTCTGAAGATATGTAGCGTTAAGTATAAATAAACTTAcatgtaagaaaatattaagttatttttttacaagtttccgccttttatagaaaaagaaaaagaaaatactattTAGAACACCTAGGCAGCACAAGCTACCGCGTCTTTGGTTCTCCCTTTTTTCAAGGATATCATTAGAGACAGTCAATGTGTTCTTACAatattacatagataaatacacatatactaataatattaaattgcaTAACAGGAAGTCATAAGCTAAGTGTATCTGTTAAAGCAAAAGGCTGTAACaggtaaattaataaaatgctCGCGTTATTACACTTAgcgtattaaaataaactttgttatatttgagaacttcttatttcttcaaatatgTCAATGAGATTATTGACACCTATCAAATAACCGTCTTCGTGACTTCCTACTTGCCATTCAACGTCATGACGAATTTCGGATAAATGTTGTGGTAAAGGCAACGTCTTTGCAAAGTCAATCATCCATATACCGGCATTTGTAACATCGTGTACGAACAATAAGCTCGAACCAACAACTTCGTGTGAAGCAAAAAATGGGGATGCCTTTAGCGTCGTTCGTATAGCTTTAAGGCGTTGTAAATATTTTGGAACTACGTGTGCGTAACCTTCAACAAAACGCTTAAGAGCTTCTGTGACCTACGGTAAAACTTTggattataatatgtaattttgttttcatatttaatatcttcgatTTAAACAAGATTGTTTAGCTAGTATATAATAGCAAACCTGTTCATGAGTTTTAGTTGttttaaaatcttttgaaGATCCACCATGTGCTAATTTTATACCTTCAACTCGAAATCCGAGTGTAGCCGTACTAGAAATTGTTTCTCGCCAGACCATATATCTCGGCTTTGTAACACCCTGTAATCGATGTTCTTCGACACTTGGTGCAGTTGGATCAATTTGTACCATTTTCTCATACATGTCTTTCCGTAGCtacataacaaaaaattatacaaaaattccGTTGTACATAAAACGTAATGTCTTCTTTACTGCGTAAGTTCatcacgattattattattattattattattattattattttatacagtaTTCGTCATATTGTATCCTATGGGTACCTTAGGTCTTTCTTTAGCTTTTGCCAATTCAGATTCAAGATATGTTCGCACTCCGACTTTACAATCCATCACACAAGGTTGTTCAAAATCTCCCAAAAGATCTTGAAGTTGCAGATATGAACAAACAATAGatcctttttctatcgttttatcttcatctttattctttgtttttgacTCAGAATCTTCACAGTTCTCTTCTTCGGATTCTCGAATATCCAAAACTCCTTTAAATTCAGGTACATATGGTCTCAGAATATCGCGCATTAGTAAACGGAAACAAGCTTCTTCCTGTGGACAGAATCTCTTTAATATAGTTCCTGGTGTAGGCCCAGCACGAAAGTTTCCTTGATGTCCAGCTAATTGTACCTAAATAAAagattacgaaataaattattcagaatatttaatatgtgaaattatattatacttattcaTCTTATAGGAtacttatattacattaataatcaatatttaccCATGGGTAtcgttgttttttatatatttgaaaaaatggaGCCCAATGTATAACATTTCTCAGTTTTCTCCAACCAGATGTCTGtaacagataaataattacattaagaTGGACATAACTAATATGAAAGAATGGAATCGGAGTGTATATCTTCAACTATACTTATGGTTAACTATACTCACTCGTAAAGATTTAACTGGTTGAAGTTCCTCAGAGATATCACAGTCATCTCCACTTAAACTGGAGGTAGTTGAACAATCTGATACTTTACGTACAGGTGGAACATCTAATAATTCAACTTTTGATTGGTCTTTTAGTTCAGAAGGATTATCATCTGTATATTCAGGAACTGGAGAATCAAATTTGGTGTAATATGAACCAGTAGTCTCTACACATGAATTTCTTCTGTTTCCAGCTTCATGCAGATTCCTGAAacaagtaaaattttattttgttatttttaaattggtATACGcaaatatttaagtaaaacctaatatatcatgaaatataaagatacCTCATAGAAGCGGTATTTGATTGCCCTAGGCACAAACAACAGGAATCAGAATGTCGACGAAGACGACAAACTTGAAGGaactttatatttaaagaCTCTTGTATCTCGTCGCAATCCAAACAAGAACAACTACTGGCTTGACTTGGACTGCCACTCGTTCCATCATACTTTTCGACGTCAAGATTGGTTCTCTCGAAGTTTTCATCTAAGTAAGAATAATCCGAATAATCGCTAACAACCACACTTGGCGTTCTCCAATATCTTGGTCGCCCTTCGGTAGACTCACATTCGCTACTTTCTACCATGTTAAAACAATCCCATCCTGTAAAAAAACAGATGACCTTTTATTCCATTAACTGACAATTCTAACATTTAACAGAAAATGAATACACAttacgaagaaatataaaacgtcctaaaaagaaaaagatcattaaATATCGAACGCGATCGATACGATGGAATAATCAAATTCccttggttttctttttttctttattttcactcGTACTTTTTTCAGGAATTTATCTAAGTAAATCACCTTTTCCTTGATCCTCATCACTCAGTACAGCACTATCAGAACTGTAACATCTCGTGACCCTTAGTTTGTGTCGGTTTTGCTGATAAACACTGTTCGACGTATCGTCATCACTCGGCAAGGTTGAATCGAGACTCCAACATCGAGCTACCgatcctcttcttcgttccgTATCGGGCTCAATGCCCTCGTCATTCGGAGGACTTTTACTCAAAACACGTACGACCGGCATCCTTATCGTATCAAATTTGTCGTACCTTTCATTTGCTTCCGTAGTATCATCATTGGTGGTATCATCTTCTTTTTGCGGAAGATTCTTCGACTTCATAACGGTGACCCCATTCAGTGGCTGGCGGCTGTGCTGGCAGCTGTATCTGCCGTATTACACGCAAATATTCAACGATATGATCCAGCGGAATGGTGGTCAAAGAATCGCGACGTGTTATAGCGCGTAATAATAACGTAAACGAGGAATGAATGATTTTTGATCGTTGATCGGTACAATTTGTTTCACAAAACAATTGTTACCTCGCACTTGTCTCTCCTTTAACGCGTGCCCTTCCATTCGATACGATGGGCCGTAGTATGCATGTCGTATCGGATATATTAAACTTTAAATTGAATGCTTTCCAAGGACGATCTCGACGCTACATATCGACAATCCAACTCGACGCCATGTCGCGTTGAGAAACACGAAACTCGGACGAGAGTATGCCCGATAGTTGTTCGATACATGCGTTCGTTCGCGCTCAGCTATCGTCCCCACTCTATTCTTTGAAGGAATCTCCTTGAAGAGAAAAGTAACCCTCTTCGAcaacctctttctctcctgtcccttcttttatttgttcctGTTATTGTCAGTCTCAGACGAGTTCTTCGAGTACAAACACAACGTCTTTCGACAGAGTAGTTTATCGCTCATAGTAACACGTTCATGCTTTTTCACTTTAAAAAGAGTTTGTAGAAACGAAGCTTCGTAAACATATCATACGATCTTTATCATGGATCGCTTtgtcatctctctttttaattaattcgtccAGAATTCGTCGCTCCTTCCTCGACGCATTGAAAACGAGGCAtcctattttttaatttacgcgCGCTTCGTAAGTATTCATCGATTGTCGATTGTTCACCATCCTTTTTAGCACAACCGCaaagatttctttatttcaaattacCGGAAAAGGGAGTTGTTTTTAGATGATAAACGATGAGAGATAAGGGATAACAGGAAGTTCGATGGTAAAGTAGTTGTCTCGTCGAAGGTACGAAAGAATCTATAAGTGTGTGCTTGGTCATTCGGTTCgggaaaaaaatgtagaaaggATGAGGTTGGAAAGGTATATTGAAAttgtttcttattctttcgtttgaCGTCACGCGTGCGTCAGAGGAACCGTAGAAACGAGAAAGTGCGATTGAATGATCGTATTTATGATCATCTCGCGACTATATGTTGTCTGGTATCGTtaattctttctccttctctacgAACGGTCCATTATCTCGTCAGTTCAAATGCCCCTCGGCCACTTGAGCCTATCTGTGTTCGCTTCGTTCTATTCAATGCGTATCAAGTGCTtgtcgtataataataaatgttcctTATTCATTTCGGAACGCTTTAAATGTTTATTAGATATCAACGACCTCTAcctataattataattcaatattcaaatattcgcATTTGTATTACATGCTAATAACGCTTCGatgttttcgaatatttttttcaattgctTTTACGATCGGTTTCCAATCTATTCCGTTATCTCCTTTTCGTATCATACTAAGAGATAAtcagttatattattatttattctttagttatatattctttctgcGTTAACTGAAAAATATCAGGTATGTTAGAATCGTGAACAGGGCGAATAAAATTTGTCATGGAATTAGGTCAATGTTGTCTCAAGGctattctcctctctctctctctctctctctctctctctcttcctctctctaatGTGCACTCTAGATAAATGATGCCACATGCGTTAACACCGTATTATCGACATATAGAATGGACTGCGTTTCATAGTAAACGTTTAAATTCTAGAAGACAGAAAAGCAAATACCAGATCGTCATATACtgtcttttttaaagaaaaagtgatTGGTCAACACGTTTCTATGGTAACGAATCAATGACGTAGTGTATAGAATAAGCACCTACGACATAATTCTTCGaactacgtatatatttatttagaaattctttcttcggatatcaataaaaagtaaaaaataatatcgtacatttcacttataaatttaattaataaaatattaaaaattgtttacttCATGTTCTTCACATCATAAGTACGatcttgtatataataaaaataaaacacagATGCTAATCTACTCttcccttttcgttttctaaaGTTCACATACATAGTAGTTACTCTCCAGCGAATATATAGATGGTCCATTTTGTACGTCCATGTGCCGTATTGATTAGAGCACGAATAAGTCGATCCAATTTTGTAAGTTTTTACGTTTATGTTtagaaaaaactaataaaaaatggtCGCTGAACAAAGAAGACGTGTCGAAGATCTTATGACAAGAATGATCGAAGAGATGGATAAGGCATATTTAAGGAGAATGCAGGTAATTggtaatagattttatttaggTTATTCGTGCCTTTGGACCTCGTGCTTTCAGATGATGTAAGATACTGAAAACTACACTGTTGATTCAAAGTACATTTCTttatatggaaaataattaataaaaatgggACTTTCATAGATTATGATAAAGATaatggatatttttttttttaattttagggTAATATGCATAGATGTGCAGCCACTTGTTGTGATAATGAAAGTTACAGCATACTACAAGTACAAAACTGTGTAGAAAATTGTAGTTCCTCATTAAACGAGGCACAAAATTATGTTCAGAATGAATTTGTAAGAATACAGGTTCGTACTTCGACTTCGTGTATCTTTATGTTGCttatcgtaatatttaatgCATAGTACTAATGTGTTATATTCATTAGAATCGATTACAAAGATGTGTAATGGACTGCAATGAcacgataaaagataaaatgagtTCAAATCTAACGCAAAATGAAGTGGATAGGTATAGCGAAGAATTTGATAAATGTGCAACAAAATGCGTAGACACTTATTGCGACTTATTACCTTCGTTGGAAAAATCAATGAAGAATGTACTTTCAAGTAAAGTTTGAAAAATAGTAcaaggataaataaattattcttataaggctaaaaaacaaatttcaattGTTAAAACATGcatcttttgtaatttttataggtattaaatatgtaacatAGATGAAACTGTTAATATtcagaaaaattgtttttaagtGCATTAATGCATTGGTGGTGTATATAATGCTTAAAGTTTTACATACTTTAGTTAGTTTTCCTGTATTACAGTTAAATACAGtagttttatttcaattattacagAAGATCTTACTTTGTCATTTCCAAAAGAATTTAGTCACTTTTTTATAGCCATAAATACTTTTccatttgtacatatataaaaaatatgcacCTGTTTCGATTATGCTCCTAAtctttttccaaaaaatatagaatataatagcTAGAAATTACAGTGTCGTTGtaacttattttttaaacatattggTTCCAGTATTTagcgtcatttttttttctatttatagtttcaaaaataattgttacaaATTGGGAGTAACTTTCCGCCGCTTCGTGTTTCTTAGATATCATTTTGACGTGTACTGCCTCATCTAATACTTGCTTCTTCTCAAATTTGTTTCCTGCAAACAACAGTTGTACAAGATGACGTTTTGTATAAGACAtagtgaattaaaaaaaaaggagataacgAACTGCATGATCATGGTATTTATTAACTGGTACATTCGTTCATTGCACCAAtacattttcgtttctcttttttctctcaacatAATAACAAATTCACTGTTGCAatcaatatcttttctttattgttacAATAGACATTACGCTTATTGCACACTTTTCCATGATATAAAACCTTTCCA carries:
- the LOC122627944 gene encoding nuclear factor related to kappa-B-binding protein-like isoform X6, giving the protein MEVDDCSAGGDTGGEEDEDEASSHGSVSNSSSSGMSGSSTSTDSGEDSGEERDSSDTDSHSSADEDDDENENTEYSVKAESSDALRWETCVAANIRLKLPQDLCEDSAIFKELLDYPYFWNECLSENQRESLYSFLPTFPKDCDIEAEMERTLQMLFDREDHRFGVATLDAFHKHLLAGYYRPDIKRMRSLLHKAQQKRLLFEERKRSYELANQLLKSRESLLSNAYKQGFSQPVHRTMSKFHWKKPKPAMVEEKTQLRYLEELSILRTELGTSARLAPDTTSENEENYLYYQLSGTKQKKKKRSTMSLQGLSIRGLQINQEDETIRPVFSTFQRTDYASNRSLFVREQTEEAYRAMLIAHKKRRAHHDIHPELNTQGIALADLTQRAQTGQKHKLSVNTSIRITPAKKRIKLEQSTLCPPAPKLINSNSTKHESDNSDYSHTTDDNRHSNAVDIDHKLTPIKSEPIDVYDIHPVSKKKMSPVTPRNNKPILSTLEIKKEVEEMDFEDIKTEINTGTNDDVMPETEEDEENDKKELDLGSIDMMQIPIQLDDGIDILDDVKCENENVMTMRDKEISVPSGEDTIDVNSGAELMQETHASFFSLLRDAFTSKGEFRMSTGEIKDAITQWQGNPISPLNDWYSLASSWPSLVPLALGFLAGELTYSQELEQPQEREQELVPYLENKGSGVYAWIGAGRDSDSRLLDLCTRFLMHRDSLGPSYMSSGVVSVKQISQLSTPSNNNNNNNNNNNNGNSTTNGNTRSASPAVESINIDTSSLGSITEWEPPRALWPTEWKVRPSTIEEREEFRRQERMRYAAPHKAFTYRMHGYASVVGPVKGIYQHNVGSGLTKPRGHSLLVADRPNFVTILALVRDATARLPNGEGTRADICQLLKDSQYIREQGESDDKEGYLHSVVSGALDRLHYETDPCVRYYPRRKEWLYLHRARSESEFEMYHQQLQGVAKNKKNVGNTSRNKLLQPSIKPIVHKEQSPNSSKETTPKKERRAVTVVQPVITRKEQRKTDEKITVDHPTSSEQSVVNTTTVTTINASTSAISTATGTTISVTTLPSSSTLTTTANIDRNNIVSEVKTLTTSNAIKKVTNIGGKPVAVVKTNAAQSLLQSSQQHFPHHQIQVSTSAGLQTIRLSGHSVLHSAQPTATSTSSCIGNTTTNLATIFPNAKVQNQQQQQTVVTSQTGKSILQTSNIKQQSQQPHVLPGKTLLASQIKLVSSGQIKSLLTGHGLQGQTIFIKQSSPSNNQSQQLQQQQQQLKQQQQQQQQQQQQQQQQQQQQQQQQQQQQQQPAQTQPSKNNSHSTP